One genomic window of Brienomyrus brachyistius isolate T26 chromosome 16, BBRACH_0.4, whole genome shotgun sequence includes the following:
- the LOC125709573 gene encoding motile sperm domain-containing protein 2-like — protein sequence MASAEPSLSEQDIEKKIEETRRRFKTEYLKDSCDRYDPRDLEQLESDDSLVDAYLTWQHYAVDRTIKMIDESFHWRKAFQLNDITESRVPKWTFETGAVYLHGYDKEGNKLFWFNVGQHVKDAKTIQDKKQYVAFWLERHVKQHRGKPLTVVFDMSDSGIRNIDLDFVKYIISCFRTYYPKLLSKMILYEMPWIMNAAWKIIKSWLDADSIDKLKFVSKNEVEIYISPDNLPPHMGGTDPFRYSYPPLPDDSSQFLVSENGPVSSAVENSRIPGKD from the exons ATGGCGAGCGCCGAACCTTCTCTGTCAGAGCAG GATATTGAGAAAAAGATAGAGGAAACAAGGCGGAGGTTTAAAACGGAGTATCTGAAAG ACTCATGTGACAGGTATGACCCCAGGGACCTGGAGCAGCTAGAGAGCGATGACTCCCTGGTGGACGCGTACCTGACGTGGCAGCACTATGCCGTGGACAGGACCATCAAAATGATAGACGAAAGCTTTCACTGGAGAAAGGCATTCCAATTGAACG ATATCACAGAAAGCCGCGTCCCCAAATGGACATTCGAGACTGGTGCCGTCTATCTGCATGGCTATGACAAAGAAGGCAACAAGCTAT TCTGGTTTAACGTTGGTCAGCATGTGAAGGATGCCAAGACCATCCAGGACAAGAAGCAGTATGTGGCCTTCTGGTTGGAACGGCACGTTAAACAACACCGCGGCAAGCCTCTCACAGTCGTGTTCGACATGTCTGATTCTGGGATCCGTAATATT GACCTGGACTTCGTGAAGTACATCATCAGCTGCTTTAGAACATATTATCCAAAGTTGCTGT CCAAAATGATCCTGTACGAGATGCCTTGGATCATGAACG CGGCTTGGAAGATCATAAAGTCGTGGCTGGACGCTGACTCCATTGACAAACTGAAGTTTGTGTCCAAGAATGAGGTTGAGATATACATCAGCCCTGACAATTTGCCACCTCACATGGGAGGAACT GACCCTTTCAGGTACAGCTATCCCCCGCTTCCTGATGACAGCTCCCAGTTCCTGGTGTCTGAAAACGGGCCAGTCAGCAGTGCAGTTGAAAATAGCAGAATCCCTGGAAAG GACTGA